A region of Streptomyces sp. TG1A-60 DNA encodes the following proteins:
- a CDS encoding class II histone deacetylase gives MNTSDLAWYSHEMCFWHDPGPGSGYVPVGPGVEPLRQFAVDPDLRRAEGLVKASGVMDRYTCVTPTPVSDEDLLLVHVPEHIERVEAVSASGGGDAGVYAQVNYHSAQAARLAVGASVQATEQVLDGRFRRAYCLVRPPGHHAEPDRAMALCLYNNVAVAARAAQRRGVRRVMILDWDVHHGNGIQRVFYDDPGVLYVSIHQDGLFPAASGLVMETGVGAGTGSTLNVPLPPGTGHDAYLAVVSRVVEPAARAFGPDLILVAAGVDASGHDPMGRMMCTSRTFHAMTSAMCDLADELTGGRIVLVHEGGYSAWYQPMCVLGTASAIAGLPAPQDPFLHSLDHLPGQRLQRHQSRVIEHLRAHHPLLARHLTTADPGRGATDA, from the coding sequence GTGAACACGTCCGACCTCGCGTGGTACAGCCACGAGATGTGCTTCTGGCACGACCCCGGGCCCGGATCGGGGTACGTGCCGGTGGGGCCGGGTGTCGAACCGCTCCGCCAGTTCGCGGTCGACCCCGATCTGCGCCGGGCCGAAGGGCTGGTCAAGGCGTCCGGCGTGATGGACCGGTACACCTGTGTCACGCCGACGCCGGTCTCGGACGAGGACCTGCTGCTGGTGCATGTGCCGGAGCACATCGAGCGCGTCGAGGCGGTGTCGGCGTCCGGCGGGGGTGACGCCGGTGTGTACGCGCAGGTGAACTACCACAGCGCACAGGCCGCGAGACTCGCCGTGGGCGCCTCGGTGCAGGCCACCGAGCAGGTCCTGGACGGGAGGTTCCGGCGCGCGTACTGCCTGGTCCGCCCGCCCGGCCACCACGCGGAACCCGATCGGGCGATGGCTCTTTGCCTCTACAACAACGTCGCCGTCGCCGCGCGGGCCGCGCAACGCCGTGGGGTGCGCCGGGTGATGATCCTGGACTGGGACGTGCACCACGGCAACGGCATCCAGCGGGTGTTCTACGACGACCCCGGCGTGCTGTACGTGTCGATCCACCAGGACGGGCTGTTCCCGGCGGCGTCCGGCCTCGTCATGGAGACAGGGGTGGGTGCCGGCACGGGCAGCACGCTCAATGTCCCGCTGCCTCCGGGCACGGGACACGACGCCTACCTCGCCGTCGTCAGCCGCGTCGTGGAACCCGCGGCCCGGGCGTTCGGCCCTGATCTGATCCTGGTCGCGGCGGGCGTCGACGCGAGCGGTCACGACCCGATGGGCCGGATGATGTGCACCAGCCGGACGTTCCACGCCATGACGTCCGCGATGTGCGACCTCGCCGACGAACTGACCGGGGGCCGGATCGTCCTGGTCCACGAGGGCGGCTACTCGGCGTGGTACCAGCCGATGTGCGTGCTGGGCACGGCGAGCGCGATCGCCGGCCTGCCCGCGCCGCAGGACCCTTTCCTGCACTCGTTGGACCACCTGCCGGGCCAGCGCCTGCAACGCCACCAGAGCCGGGTGATCGAGCACCTTCGGGCTCATCACCCGCTACTGGCCCGTCACCTGACCACCGCAGATCCGGGGCGGGGTGCGACCGATGCGTGA
- a CDS encoding aminotransferase class I/II-fold pyridoxal phosphate-dependent enzyme, with protein MSGARIHLGVTDPLVRDHRIGDTPVVPAAAQIDAVLTACDARRPDRVWTLENVTFRAPLRMTGPGVDLRVVTADDGRCSLLSFDADAGGAPVEHSTARARGVPLPPPRYVDLAGLRAGCAQSVALTDVAAWRQASGITYGPAYRVIRSAHRGQDRMLVVLRADDDLHGTRFVPPPLLDSVFQVLGMLDGGAAGMCLPWYVGRLVARRRISGTVLAHVERDATAGSRGGGVRGRATVCNQQGEVLLELDRITLKSPSVQAPARAAEEQGRSAAGSIETVVWREAEPARAPRAFEGPLLLVSPQRLPTPEGRSVVHLTPAELTRERLDDVLDGTPVGAVAYAAPRGLVGEDRVREALQGVFTLVRRLTARPPMPDLLLVTCGAHQVAGEEAVDPFMTSLWGLGRTLRVEHPRTSVRLVDLEAGADLTASALEDVLGHAEPELARRATGWYRPALESSERTPRPPTDGCARPPRFRDGRFLVTGGMGGIGLRVAEFLAAEGCAHLTLVGRTVPDAGEARARLDRLGALCDLHTVAADVRSLPKVLDGAERYDGVFHAAGVLRDGLARNLTPDQVEDVLGPKVGGVHAIADLIAGSGPPDFVALFSSVASVCANLGQSSYATANAYLDGYAARRRADKEPWFSLGWGLWSIGMGEGIAPKAAAHGVPVLTADSGVALLRTVLGRPPAHYVLCADANAKEEPMTAVTPERGLWLSLTTALKNVLHVDDVVPEDDLLELGLDSMMAVELAASLTADGFEVDPMVFFEHSTVGALAGHLEPADRTTEAAKAPAPPPTTVGIAPIGASGAPALVPLASIPAAPEPERPAPAAAHRSTADSFVPDWDRFRDPAPARREDGPAPARPLPAATHTPHPAQAPTPVAATSLTAPAAAPTTEAPRPTTRTPRRSLPGRLSGRPDGTFLERRIDALSVEDRVVVAKDEYFYEPVIEEARGAHIKFDGRWFLNFASYSYLGLIGHDYIEQQALRAVERHGTGAHGVRLLAGTLHLHRELELALARFLGAEDAVVFSSGYMTNVATVGALVGSGDVIIGDVYNHASILDGYRLSGAKVITYAHNDLADLERALKKAGDAGRLVVTDAVFSMDGDVADLPGIVELCERYDAPLMVDEAHSLGVLGRTGRGITEHFGIDPARVDVKMGTLSKTVPSAGGYVAGSSDLVFALKNNARGWMFSAAATPAQVAAARAAIEVIDAAPGLPGELRARTARYREQLRALGFDTLTGETPVVPIICRSAEQAGAMARACQLDGLFVQPIVYPAVPRTLPRLRTIVNLSHSEADLDTAVATLEKAGRACGLIT; from the coding sequence ATGAGCGGCGCCCGCATCCACCTCGGCGTCACCGATCCGCTGGTCCGCGACCACCGGATCGGTGACACACCCGTCGTCCCGGCCGCCGCCCAGATCGACGCCGTTCTGACCGCCTGCGACGCCCGACGGCCAGACCGCGTGTGGACACTGGAGAACGTCACCTTCCGCGCACCGCTGAGGATGACCGGGCCCGGAGTCGACCTGCGAGTGGTCACGGCCGACGACGGGCGGTGCTCCCTCCTGTCGTTCGACGCCGATGCGGGCGGCGCGCCGGTCGAGCACAGCACGGCGCGCGCCCGTGGGGTGCCTCTGCCGCCGCCCCGCTACGTCGACCTGGCCGGACTGCGGGCCGGCTGCGCGCAGTCCGTCGCGCTGACGGACGTGGCGGCTTGGCGGCAGGCCAGCGGCATCACGTACGGGCCCGCCTATCGGGTCATCCGTTCCGCGCACCGGGGACAGGACCGCATGCTGGTGGTCCTGCGCGCGGACGACGACCTGCACGGGACCAGGTTCGTGCCGCCACCGCTGCTCGACAGCGTCTTCCAGGTGCTGGGCATGCTCGACGGCGGGGCGGCCGGGATGTGCCTGCCCTGGTACGTGGGTCGGCTCGTGGCCCGTCGGCGGATCTCCGGCACGGTCCTCGCCCATGTCGAGCGCGACGCGACGGCCGGGTCCCGGGGCGGTGGCGTACGGGGGAGGGCCACCGTCTGCAACCAGCAGGGCGAGGTGCTGCTCGAACTGGACCGCATCACGCTCAAGTCCCCCTCGGTACAAGCGCCCGCCAGGGCGGCGGAGGAGCAGGGCCGATCCGCGGCGGGTTCGATCGAGACCGTCGTCTGGCGGGAGGCCGAACCGGCCCGCGCACCACGGGCGTTCGAAGGCCCTCTGCTGCTGGTCTCGCCGCAGCGGCTCCCGACGCCGGAAGGCCGGTCCGTCGTCCACCTGACGCCGGCGGAGCTGACCCGGGAGCGCCTCGACGACGTTCTCGACGGCACGCCCGTGGGCGCGGTGGCGTACGCGGCTCCGCGCGGCCTGGTGGGCGAGGACCGGGTGAGGGAAGCCCTCCAGGGTGTCTTCACCCTGGTACGGCGGCTCACGGCACGTCCGCCCATGCCGGATCTGCTGCTCGTCACCTGCGGGGCCCACCAGGTGGCGGGGGAGGAGGCCGTCGACCCCTTCATGACCTCCCTGTGGGGTCTCGGCCGCACCCTGCGCGTGGAACACCCCCGCACCAGCGTGCGCCTGGTGGACCTGGAGGCCGGCGCCGACCTCACGGCGAGCGCGCTCGAGGACGTGCTCGGACACGCCGAGCCGGAGCTCGCCCGACGCGCGACCGGCTGGTACCGGCCGGCACTGGAATCGAGCGAGCGCACACCGCGACCGCCGACCGACGGCTGCGCGCGGCCTCCCCGCTTCCGTGACGGACGCTTCCTCGTCACCGGAGGCATGGGCGGCATCGGTCTGCGGGTCGCGGAGTTCCTCGCGGCCGAGGGCTGTGCCCATCTGACGCTCGTGGGCCGGACCGTCCCGGACGCGGGGGAGGCCCGGGCGCGGCTCGACCGGCTCGGTGCCCTCTGCGACCTGCACACCGTGGCCGCGGATGTCCGTTCCCTGCCGAAGGTGCTCGACGGTGCCGAACGCTACGACGGCGTGTTCCACGCCGCGGGAGTGCTTCGGGACGGCCTGGCCCGCAACCTGACGCCGGACCAGGTCGAGGACGTCCTCGGCCCCAAGGTCGGCGGGGTGCACGCGATCGCCGACCTGATCGCAGGGAGCGGCCCACCGGACTTCGTCGCCCTCTTCTCGTCCGTCGCTTCCGTGTGCGCCAACCTCGGGCAGAGCTCCTACGCCACGGCCAACGCCTACCTGGACGGCTACGCCGCCCGCAGGCGCGCCGACAAAGAGCCCTGGTTCAGCCTCGGCTGGGGGCTGTGGAGCATCGGCATGGGCGAGGGCATCGCCCCGAAGGCCGCCGCCCACGGCGTGCCGGTTCTCACGGCGGACAGCGGTGTCGCCCTGCTGCGCACCGTCCTCGGCCGTCCTCCCGCGCACTACGTCCTGTGCGCCGACGCCAACGCGAAGGAAGAACCCATGACCGCTGTGACACCGGAACGCGGGCTGTGGCTGTCGCTGACCACGGCTCTGAAGAACGTCCTGCACGTCGACGACGTGGTGCCCGAGGACGATCTGCTGGAGCTGGGCCTCGACTCGATGATGGCGGTCGAGCTGGCCGCGTCCCTGACCGCCGACGGCTTCGAGGTCGACCCGATGGTCTTCTTCGAGCACAGCACGGTCGGCGCGTTGGCCGGCCACCTCGAACCGGCGGACCGTACGACCGAGGCGGCCAAGGCCCCGGCCCCGCCCCCGACGACCGTGGGCATCGCGCCGATCGGGGCCTCCGGGGCCCCGGCCCTGGTGCCCCTGGCCTCCATACCCGCGGCCCCGGAGCCGGAACGGCCGGCGCCCGCCGCCGCGCACCGGAGCACGGCCGACTCCTTCGTCCCCGACTGGGACCGTTTCCGCGACCCGGCACCCGCCCGCCGCGAGGACGGCCCGGCCCCGGCCCGCCCGCTCCCGGCGGCCACACACACCCCGCATCCCGCGCAGGCCCCGACGCCCGTGGCGGCGACGTCTCTGACGGCCCCGGCAGCGGCCCCGACCACCGAGGCGCCCCGCCCCACCACCCGCACTCCCCGACGCTCCCTCCCCGGCCGTCTCTCCGGCAGGCCGGACGGCACCTTCCTGGAGCGGCGCATCGACGCCCTCTCCGTGGAGGACCGTGTCGTCGTAGCCAAGGACGAGTACTTCTACGAGCCCGTCATCGAGGAGGCCCGGGGCGCCCACATCAAGTTCGACGGCCGCTGGTTCCTCAACTTCGCCTCCTACAGCTACCTCGGACTCATCGGGCACGACTACATCGAGCAGCAGGCGCTGCGTGCCGTGGAGCGGCACGGGACCGGAGCCCACGGTGTGCGGCTCCTCGCGGGCACCCTCCACCTGCACCGTGAACTGGAACTCGCGCTCGCCCGGTTCCTGGGCGCGGAGGACGCCGTCGTCTTCTCCAGCGGCTACATGACGAACGTGGCGACCGTGGGCGCGCTGGTCGGCTCCGGCGACGTCATCATCGGTGACGTCTACAACCACGCCAGCATTCTCGACGGCTACCGGCTCTCGGGCGCCAAGGTCATCACATACGCGCACAACGACCTCGCCGATCTCGAGCGCGCGCTGAAGAAGGCGGGGGACGCGGGCAGACTGGTGGTCACCGACGCCGTCTTCAGCATGGACGGCGACGTGGCCGACCTGCCGGGCATCGTCGAGCTGTGCGAGCGGTACGACGCCCCGCTCATGGTGGACGAGGCGCACAGCCTCGGCGTACTCGGCCGCACCGGGCGCGGCATCACCGAGCACTTCGGCATCGACCCGGCCCGCGTCGACGTGAAGATGGGCACGCTGTCCAAGACCGTGCCCAGCGCGGGCGGTTACGTCGCCGGATCGAGCGACCTCGTCTTCGCGCTGAAGAACAACGCGCGCGGCTGGATGTTCTCCGCGGCCGCGACCCCGGCCCAGGTGGCGGCGGCCAGGGCGGCGATCGAGGTGATCGACGCCGCGCCGGGACTGCCCGGGGAACTGCGGGCCAGGACCGCCCGCTACCGGGAGCAGCTGCGAGCGCTGGGTTTCGACACGCTCACCGGTGAGACGCCGGTCGTGCCGATCATCTGCCGCAGCGCCGAGCAGGCGGGTGCCATGGCCCGCGCGTGCCAGCTCGACGGACTGTTCGTCCAGCCGATCGTCTATCCGGCGGTGCCACGGACGCTGCCCCGGCTGCGGACCATCGTCAACCTCAGCCACTCCGAGGCCGACCTGGACACGGCCGTGGCGACGCTGGAGAAGGCCGGCCGTGCCTGCGGCCTCATCACCTGA
- a CDS encoding DNA alkylation repair protein has translation MASEYGLKRHFNGEAARLIGGKVRAVHPEFDIEGYAAEVEQRIPGKELKDRVLVLTEGLRTRLPEDYPTAVAVLVSILGDELAEGEGMFNTSWFLMPVARFVEEYGRNHPEVSLDAIEEITRRHTGEYAIRPFVEDHYAMTMKRVERWAHSPSHNVRRLASEGIRPRLPWARTLDVFVKDPQPVLEILEPLRSDPSEYVRKSVANNLNDISKDTPDIALATALRWLEESPTPETNWIVKHALRTLVKKGDQQALAMLGATGGELAHVSDLRVTPGVVAVGDSLVIDFTVENADDRAHSVTVDYVVHHVRRNGRSIPKVFKLTTLELAAGERRVVRKTHALKEVQTRRYYAGEHVVEIQVNGLVKATERFDLRT, from the coding sequence ATGGCTAGCGAATACGGACTGAAGCGACACTTCAACGGTGAGGCCGCGCGCCTCATCGGCGGCAAGGTCCGCGCCGTCCACCCCGAGTTCGACATCGAGGGCTACGCCGCCGAAGTGGAACAGCGCATCCCCGGCAAGGAACTGAAGGACCGCGTCCTCGTCCTGACCGAGGGACTGCGCACCCGGCTCCCCGAGGACTACCCGACCGCCGTGGCCGTGCTCGTGTCGATCCTCGGGGACGAACTCGCCGAGGGCGAGGGCATGTTCAACACCAGCTGGTTCCTCATGCCGGTGGCCAGGTTCGTGGAGGAGTACGGCCGGAACCACCCCGAGGTGTCCCTGGACGCCATTGAGGAAATCACCCGGCGCCACACCGGCGAGTACGCCATCAGGCCCTTCGTCGAGGACCACTACGCGATGACGATGAAGCGCGTGGAGCGGTGGGCCCACAGCCCGAGCCACAACGTACGGCGCCTCGCCAGCGAGGGAATCCGCCCGCGCCTGCCCTGGGCCCGCACCCTCGACGTCTTCGTGAAGGACCCGCAGCCCGTCCTGGAGATCCTCGAACCACTGCGTAGTGACCCTTCCGAGTACGTGCGCAAGTCCGTCGCCAACAACCTCAACGACATTTCCAAGGACACCCCCGACATCGCGCTCGCCACCGCGCTGCGCTGGCTGGAGGAGAGCCCCACCCCCGAGACCAACTGGATCGTGAAGCACGCTTTGCGCACCCTGGTGAAGAAGGGCGACCAGCAGGCCCTGGCCATGCTCGGGGCGACGGGCGGCGAGCTCGCCCATGTGTCCGACCTGCGCGTCACCCCTGGGGTCGTGGCCGTCGGAGACAGCCTCGTCATCGACTTCACCGTCGAGAACGCCGACGACCGGGCGCACAGCGTCACCGTCGACTACGTGGTCCACCACGTGCGCAGGAACGGCCGCAGCATCCCGAAGGTCTTCAAGCTGACGACCCTCGAACTCGCCGCCGGCGAACGGCGGGTCGTGCGCAAGACCCACGCCCTCAAGGAGGTACAGACCCGCCGGTACTACGCGGGCGAGCACGTCGTCGAGATTCAGGTGAACGGCCTGGTCAAGGCCACTGAGCGGTTCGACCTCCGCACATGA